One Vitis riparia cultivar Riparia Gloire de Montpellier isolate 1030 chromosome 4, EGFV_Vit.rip_1.0, whole genome shotgun sequence genomic window carries:
- the LOC117912764 gene encoding porphobilinogen deaminase, chloroplastic → MEALPLSRCPSSSTVNFCSGSVSALGFSVPAFRTTHLTRKKMVIRASIAVEQETQKTKVALVRIGTRGSPLALAQAYETRDKLMAAHSELAEEGAIQIVVIKTTGDKILTQPLADIGGKGLFTKEIDEALLNGDIDIAVHSMKDVPTYLPDKTILPCNLPREDVRDAFISLTAASLSELPAGSIVGTASLRRKSQLLHRYKSLNVLENFRGNVQTRLRKLNEGVVQATLLALAGLKRLNMTENVTSILSIDEMLPAVAQGAIGIACRSNDDKMANYLASLNHEVTRLAVACERAFLETLDGSCRTPIAGYASHDEDGNCIFKGLVASPDGTKVLETSRKGPYALEDMIKMGKDAGEELLSRAGPGFFDC, encoded by the exons ATGGAGGCCCTGCCTCTCTCCAGGTGCCCATCTTCTTCTACTGTAAATTTCTGTAGTGGGTCAGTCTCAGCTCTGGGTTTCTCTGTGCCTGCCTTCAGGACAACCCACCTCACAAGGAAGAAGATGGTCATAAGGGCCTCAATTGCGGTTGAACAAGAAACCCAGAAAACAAAAGTCGCTCTCGTACGGATAGGCACGAGAGGAAG CCCACTAGCACTTGCTCAAGCTTATGAGACTCGAGATAAACTCATGGCAGCACATTCAGAGTTAGCTGAAGAAGGGGCCATTCAGATCGTAGTGATAAAAACAACGGGTGATAAAATACTAACTCAACCACTTGCAGACATAGGTGGGAAGGGCTTGTTTACCAAAGAAATAGACGAGGCACTCTTAAATGGTGATATTGACATTGCTGTCCACTCAATGAAAGATGTTCCTACCTATTTACCAGATAAGACAATTTTACCTTGCAATCTTCCCCGGGAGGATGTCAGAGATGCATTTATTTCCTTAACTGCAGCTTCTCTATCAGAGCTCCCAGCTGGAAGCATTGTTGGCACTGCTTCACTCAGGAGAAAGTCACAACTACTCCATAGATATAAATCACTCAAT GTGCTGGAAAACTTCCGGGGCAATGTCCAGACACGGTTGAGGAAACTCAATGAAGGAGTGGTCCAAGCAACATTATTGGCATTAGCTGGCCTCAAGCGGCTAAATATGACAGAAAATGTGACTTCTATTCTTTCAATTGATGAGATGCTTCCAGCTGTTGCTCAGGGGGCAATAGGAATCGCCTGCCGAAGTAATGATGATAAGATG GCTAATTATTTGGCATCATTGAATCATGAGGTTACCAGATTAGCTGTTGCATGCGAGAGGGCCTTTCTTGAGACCTTGGATGGTTCTTGCCGGACTCCTATTGCAGGATATGCTTCTCACGATGAGGATGGGAATTGCATTTTTAAAGGGCTGGTGGCTTCCCCTGATGGAACCAAAG TACTTGAAACATCTAGGAAGGGCCCATATGCACTTGAAGATATGATTAAGATGGGAAAGGATGCTGGCGAGGAACTTCTTTCACGGGCGGGTCCTGGTTTTTTTGATTGTTGA
- the LOC117912765 gene encoding uncharacterized protein LOC117912765 produces MVGSGLQKAVEGNGDGKQANCKGRRVGGVSCKGTLSGAAGGLKKVGFQGLKEAQVQGFSGKAAHLCSGPLEGSKVLKSKEACRVGHLAMKAHKLPVLCVAQGGGEGSVNVHYSSDSKNSPSEEPTLLGASFSSRGHYFQNRKLSPPVELHTSTDMALMEEAARHPGSFSFSVSSLGTRAASSPSFCGTGLGSEGCGVVFAVDSLGEDNSPLRMVSENDSSLEFEEAGVIPIEVAVGEKDKEEGSCLGLVSREKVPMENWSSSNLEAFSDWLGMPTVDFEAEILALLRKMEARKEVREREDGKRKNSSSKSERELKKLGCFMPGIRR; encoded by the coding sequence ATGGTAGGCAGTGGGCTGCAGAAAGCTGTAGAGGGTAATGGTGATGGGAAGCAAGCTAATTGCAAAGGGCGCCGCGTGGGTGGGGTGTCTTGTAAGGGAACCCTAAGTGGGGCTGCTGGTGGGCTGAAAAAAGTGGGCTTTCAGGGTTTGAAAGAGGCCCAAGTGCAAGGATTCTCAGGTAAAGCGGCCCATCTTTGTAGTGGCCCATTGGAAGGGTCAAAAGTTTTAAAGTCTAAGGAGGCCTGTCGTGTGGGTCATCTTGCCATGAAGGCCCATAAACTTCCTGTTCTTTGTGTGGCCCAAGGTGGAGGTGAGGGCTCTGTTAACGTGCACTACAGTTCTGATTCTAAGAATAGCCCATCGGAGGAGCCGACTCTTTTGGGGGCTTCTTTCTCCTCTAGAGGGCACTATTTCCAGAATCGTAAGCTCTCCCCGCCGGTGGAACTTCACACAAGCACCGACATGGCCCTTATGGAAGAAGCGGCGAGACATCctggttctttttctttctctgtttcttcCTTGGGGACACGAGCagcttcttctccttctttttgTGGGACTGGTCTTGGTTCGGAGGGATGTGGGGTGGTTTTTGCTGTTGATTCTCTGGGAGAGGATAACAGTCCCCTAAGGATGGTTTCGGAAAACGACTCTTCGTTGGAGTTTGAAGAGGCTGGGGTGATCCCGATTGAAGTTGCAGTGGGTGAGAAGGATAAGGAAGAGGGGTCATGTCTTGGCTTGGTTTCAAGGGAAAAGGTGCCTATGGAGAATTGGTCCTCAAGCAACCTGGAAGCTTTCAGCGACTGGTTGGGCATGCCGACAGTGGACTTCGAGGCTGAGATCTTGGCGCTCCTCAGGAAAATGGAGGCTAGGAAAGAGGTAAGGGAGCGAGAGGATGGGAAGAGAAAGAATTCTTCTTCAAAATCTGAAAGGGAATTAAAGAAACTGGGGTGTTTTATGCCAGGGATCAGAAGGTAA